One region of Sylvia atricapilla isolate bSylAtr1 chromosome Z, bSylAtr1.pri, whole genome shotgun sequence genomic DNA includes:
- the LOC136374346 gene encoding uncharacterized protein has product MMKPRRAEHQAKPPVSPGQQDEPLTPCPSSSAEDEEGVYGFLCPRSSVCSPEDEPGYELIHDKSLLSLWGSFPRRPRRQRSRFISLPQGPAGHSGDATGHNKFFSSREALAFDEHSQTKPGHMLRHNETDQMGLLRTDLGRAHNALDCKEDEVNAFSVSPGEVKTCSGRLVSVPPGGSGCLFPVPHSLLPRDAQLVLRLGCSGRHG; this is encoded by the coding sequence ATGATGAAGCCAAGGAGAGCTGAGCATCAAGCAAAGCCACCGGTGTCTCCAGGCCAGCAGGATGAGCCCCTGACCCCATGCCCTTCCTCATCAGCTGAAGATGAGGAAGGTGTCTATGGCTTCCTCTGTCCAAGGAGCAGCGTGTGCAGTCCTGAGGATGAGCCTGGTTATGAGCTGATCCATGACAAATCCTTGCTGTCCCTCTGGGGATCTTTTCCCAGGAGACCCAGGAGGCAGCGATCAAGATTTATCAGCCTCCCACAGGGACCTGCAGGGCACAGTGGGGATGCTACAGGCCACAATAaatttttcagcagcagggaagcaTTGGCCTTTGATGAACACTCTCAGACAAAGCCTGGGCACATGCTCAGGCACAACGAAACAGATCAGATGGGGCTGCTCAGGACAGACCTGGGGAGAGCCCACAATGCCCTAGACTGCAAGGAAGATGAGGTTAATGCCTTCTCTGTGTCTCCTGGGGAAGTGAAGACATGCTCTGGACGTCTGGTAAGTGTTCCACCTGGTGGCAGTGGGTGCCTGTTCCCTgtgccccattccctgctccctaGAGATGCCCAGCTGGTCTTGAGGTTGGGATGCTCTGGCAGACATGGATGA